The proteins below are encoded in one region of Chrysemys picta bellii isolate R12L10 chromosome 4, ASM1138683v2, whole genome shotgun sequence:
- the LOC135983430 gene encoding uncharacterized protein LOC135983430 yields the protein MQSSPAVMAVQSGNRKRAPAWTDREVLDLIAVWGDESVLSELRSKRRNAKIYEKISKDMAERGYSRDATQCRVKIKELRQGYQKTKEANGRSGSHPQTSRFYEALHSILGAAATTTPPVTVDSEDGILSTAGSSDMLGDGEDEEGDEEGEAVGSSHNADFPDSQDLFITLTEIPYEASPAITPDTESGEGSATPSATVSQPSLESHSQRLARIRRRKKRTREDMFSELMASSQAQAAQQTQWRENLTRMHQANMDREERWRQEDQQATQTLLGLLREQTDTLRRLVDVLQERRQEDRAPLQSISNRPPPPPSPIPTSPKVQRRRGGRVPANSHSTPAESSSSRRLSFPKI from the exons atgcagagctctccagcagtgatggccgtgcagtctgggaatagaaagagagccccagcatggactgatcgtgaagtcttggatctcatcgctgtgtggggcgatgagtccgtgctttccgagctgcgatccaaaagaaggaatgcaaagatctacgagaagatctctaaagacatggcagagagaggatacagccgggatgcaacgcagtgccgcgtgaaaatcaaggagctgagacaaggctaccagaagaccaaagaggcaaacggacgctccggatcccatccccagacatcccgtttctacgaggcactgcattccatcctcggtgctgccgccaccactaccccaccagtgaccgtggactctgaggatgggatactgtccacggccggttcctcagacatgttaggggacggggaagatgaggaaggagatgaggagggcgaggcagttggcagctctcacaacgctgatttccccgacagccaggatctcttcatcacccttacagagatcccctacgaagcgtccccagccattaccccggacacagaatctggtgaaggatcagcca ccccgtctgcgactgtctcacaacctagcctggaatcacactcccagaggctagcgcggattaggcgtaggaagaagaggacacgggaggacatgttctctgagcttatggcctcttcccaagcccaggcagcacagcagacccagtggcgggagaacttgacccgaatgcaccaagccaacatggatcgggaggagaggtggcggcaggaagaccagcaggcgactcaaacgctgcttggactactgagggagcaaacggacacgctccggcgccttgtggatgttctgcaggaacggaggcaggaggacagagccccgctgcagtccatctctaaccgccctcccccgccaccaagtcccatacccacctcacccaaagtgcaaagaaggagaggcggcagagtccctgctaactctcactccacccctgcagagagctctagtagcagaaggctctcatttcccaaaatttga